One Tenrec ecaudatus isolate mTenEca1 chromosome 12, mTenEca1.hap1, whole genome shotgun sequence DNA segment encodes these proteins:
- the LOC142462459 gene encoding histone lysine acetyltransferase CREBBP-like → MGREGSSPGKLKSKIPQESRHLTIQRCIQSLVHACQCHNANCSLPSCQKMKLVVQHTKGCKRKINGGCPVCKQLIPLCCYHAKHCQENKCPVLFCLNIKHKLRQPHIQQALLMRQTAPKQPPDTTAHPPRNHP, encoded by the coding sequence ATGGGCAGGGAGGGTAGCAGCCCGGGCAAGCTGAAGTCCAAGATCCCCCAGGAGTCACGGCACCTGACCATCCAGCGCTGCATCCAGTCACTGGTGCACGCCTGCCAGTGCCACAACGCCAACTGCTCGCTGCCGTCCTGCCAGAAGATGAAGCTGGTGGTGCAGCACACCAAGGGCTGCAAGCGCAAGATCAACGGCGGCTGCCCCGTCTGCAAGCAGCTCATCCCCCTCTGCTGCTACCACGCCAagcactgccaagagaacaaatgcCCTGTGCTCTTCTGCCTCAACATCAAACACAAGCTCCGCCAGCCTCACATTCAGCAGGCCCTGCTCATGCGCCAAACAGCACCCAAGCAACCCCCAGACACCACAGCCCACCCCCCCAGAAACCACCCTTAA